ACTTCTCTCAACAAGATCGCGATCATCTACTCACAAAAGTAGAAACCGAAGATCTTATTGCCTTTGGTATGATTCCTGAATTTGTCGGCAGATTCAATTGTATTGTCAATTGTGAAGAGCTCTCATTAGATGAACTAGTCGCCATTCTTACCGAACCAACAAATGCTATTGTAAAACAGTATATTGAGCTGTTTTCAGAAGAAAATGTGAAGTTGATTTTCGAAAAAGAAGCTTTATATGCTATAGCAAAGAAAGCTAAGCTGGCAAAAACAGGAGCTCGAGCTTTGGGTATGATCTTAGAAAACCTACTCAGAGATCTCATGTTTGAGATTCCTTCCGATCCAACAGTAGAAGCTATAAGGATTCAGGAAGATACAATCTTAGAGAATAAATCTCCCGTGATTATCAGAAGAACTCCAGAAGCTATAGCGTAAATTTCTTCTCTTCTTTATTAGGGATGTAATGACAACAATCGCCCTAGAAGCTGCAAAAAAAATTCTTACAAAGTTGCGTAACGCCGGTTACCAAGCATATTTTGTTGGTGGCTGCGTTCGCGATATGCTTATGGGAAAACCCATAGAAGATATCGACATAGCAACTAACGCCCCCCCAGTCATAGTCTCTACTATTTTCCCTGATACCCTAGCTCTGGGCGCAGCTTTTGGAATTATTGTCGTTAAAGAAAGCGATCGCTTATTTGAAGTAGCCACATTTCGTAGTGATGAAAATTATGAAGATGGCCGCCATCCCGAACGCGTAGTATTCTCATCCATGAAAGAAGACGCCTTAAGACGCGACTTCACTATCAATGGGATGTATTATGACCCTTTCGAAGACAAACTTTTCGATCTTGTTGAAGGAAGAAGAGATATTGAAAAAGGCATAATTCGCGCTATTGGACACCCTAAATTACGTTTCTCTGAAGATAAATTACGTATACTCCGAGCCATACGTTTCAGTGCCTCGTTAGGATTTTCTCTAGATCCTGCTACAGAACGCGCTGTTATCCGCGAAGCCCCTGCCTTAGTTAATTCCGTATCCCCAGAAAGAATCTGGCAGGAATTAAGGAAAATGCTAAAAAAACATCCCTATGAAGCTCTTTCTCTGCTCATAAAACTCAAAGTTATTATGACCATCTTCCCTGAGCTTCGTGATGTTCCTTACAGCCTATTACGAACCAATATCGAATTTGCTAAAAAACTCAATCCTATAGACTTCCCTGAAATCCTTTTTCTATTACCTTTATTTCAAGGAATCAGCGAAGAAGCTGCTTGCGTAGCTTTTTCCCGTCTAAAAGTTTCAAATAAAGATTTAAAACTAATACAACTGTGGTACCAAGCTCTTCCACAATTTCAAAATATCAATAATAACCGTGTTTTCTGGGCTAATTTTTTAGCCTCGCCAACAGCCCATCTATTTTTATCTTTATTCTCTGCCACTCAAAAAGATCCTTCAAAACAACAACATTTCATTGCTCGCGTTCAAGAACTAGAAACTCGTCTAGAACAATTCATCCTAAGAATTAAAACTGCATCCCCTGTGATTTCTGCTCCTGACCTAATTTCCAGAGGGATTACGCCAGGCCGCCTACTTGGGGACCTCTTAAGGGAAGCTGAAATTCTTTCTATAGAAAACGACTGCCTTGACAAGGAAAAAATTTTATTGCTCCTCAAGGAAAAAGGCTTCTGGAAGTAAAATTCAGAACAAATAAACTTTTCCCTTAAACTCTCAATTGATTTTATTGCTTTAGATTTAATTTTTTAGCTTTTATCATTTTCTTTGTAATTATTCACAAACGAGATTAATTGAGTTTATCATGCTACGGATTGCTATTTTAGGAAGACCCAATGTTGGAAAATCCTCCCTTTTCAATCGGATGTGTAAGCGATCTTTGGCTATTGTTAATTCCCAAGAAGGAACTACTCGAGATCGACTATACGGAGAAATCCGCGGATGGGGAGTACCCGTTCAGGTAATTGATACTGGAGGAGTAGATAAAGATTCCGAAGATCACTTTCAAAAACATATCTATAAGCAGGCTTTAGCCGGAGCAAATGAAGCAGATGTTCTTCTCCTTGTTGTAGATATTCGCTGCGGAATCACAGAGCAAGATGCCGAGATTGCTAAACAACTCCTCCCATTAAAAAAGCCTCTTATTCTTGTCGCAAATAAAGCTGATACCTTTAAAGACGAACATCGCATTCATGAGCTGTATAAAATAGGAATCTCTGAGATTCTTCCGGTGTCAGCAAGTCATGACAAACACATCGATAGGTTATTGGCTAGAATCAAAACTTTATCCAATATCCCTGATGTTGTTGAGGAATGCGAAGAAGAAATCGAAGAAGAAGAACTCCTCTCCCCTGAAGTACTATCTCCTGAATCCTCTGAGGAACTTTTATCTGATTTTGAAGATGAGGAGATATCTTTCCAGACTCCTCCAGTACTAGATAGACCTTTGAAAATTGCCCTCATAGGCCGTCCTAACGTAGGGAAATCCTCTATTATTAACGGACTATTAAATGAAGAGCGCTGTATTATTGATAACATCCCGGGAACTACCCGTGATAATGTCGATATTTTATATTCTCATAACGACCGTTCATATCTATTTATAGATACTGCCGGTCTGAGAAAAATGAAAAGCGTAAAAAACTCTATAGAATGGATTTCCTCATCAAGAACAGAAAAAGCCATAGCGCGTGCTGATATTTGTTTATTAGTTATTGACGCTACACATCGTTTATCTTCTTACGACAAACGCATTCTGTCTTTAATTTCCAAACATAAAAAACCCCACATTATCCTCGTTAATAAATGGGATTTAATGCAGGGCATCCGTATGGAGCACTATGTTCGTGACTTACGTAATACCGATATTTATATAGGCCAATCGCGCATTCTCTGTATATCTGCAGAAAAGAAACGCAATCTCAAGCATATCTTTTCATCTATTGATGAATTATATGAAACAGTTTCTAACAAAGTCCCTACGCCTGTTGTTAATAAAACGCTCGCTTCTGCATTGCAAAAACATCATCCTCAAGTAATTAATGGAAGAAGGTTACGCATTTATTATGCGATTCATAAAACTGCAAACCCTTTCCAATTCTTGTTATTTATTAATGCAAAATCGTTATTAACTAAGCATTATGAGTGTTATTTAAAAAACACTTTAAAATCATCTTTTAATTTGTATGGAATACCTTTTGATTTAGAATTTAAAGAAAAAACGAAAAGAAGAAATTAATTTGTTTAAAAATTAAAATATTATTATTAAAAAAATAATAATAACAAATTAATTATTTCTTGGAGACTTTAACCATGAACTATGATCACTATGACGCGTCGGAAGCCGAATACCAAAACTCACTTGACGAGCTTCTTTATAACTCGGAAGAAGCTCTCTCATTAGACAAATACCAGGAAACTGGAGTTTA
This window of the Chlamydia sp. BM-2023 genome carries:
- a CDS encoding CCA tRNA nucleotidyltransferase, encoding MTTIALEAAKKILTKLRNAGYQAYFVGGCVRDMLMGKPIEDIDIATNAPPVIVSTIFPDTLALGAAFGIIVVKESDRLFEVATFRSDENYEDGRHPERVVFSSMKEDALRRDFTINGMYYDPFEDKLFDLVEGRRDIEKGIIRAIGHPKLRFSEDKLRILRAIRFSASLGFSLDPATERAVIREAPALVNSVSPERIWQELRKMLKKHPYEALSLLIKLKVIMTIFPELRDVPYSLLRTNIEFAKKLNPIDFPEILFLLPLFQGISEEAACVAFSRLKVSNKDLKLIQLWYQALPQFQNINNNRVFWANFLASPTAHLFLSLFSATQKDPSKQQHFIARVQELETRLEQFILRIKTASPVISAPDLISRGITPGRLLGDLLREAEILSIENDCLDKEKILLLLKEKGFWK
- the der gene encoding ribosome biogenesis GTPase Der — translated: MLRIAILGRPNVGKSSLFNRMCKRSLAIVNSQEGTTRDRLYGEIRGWGVPVQVIDTGGVDKDSEDHFQKHIYKQALAGANEADVLLLVVDIRCGITEQDAEIAKQLLPLKKPLILVANKADTFKDEHRIHELYKIGISEILPVSASHDKHIDRLLARIKTLSNIPDVVEECEEEIEEEELLSPEVLSPESSEELLSDFEDEEISFQTPPVLDRPLKIALIGRPNVGKSSIINGLLNEERCIIDNIPGTTRDNVDILYSHNDRSYLFIDTAGLRKMKSVKNSIEWISSSRTEKAIARADICLLVIDATHRLSSYDKRILSLISKHKKPHIILVNKWDLMQGIRMEHYVRDLRNTDIYIGQSRILCISAEKKRNLKHIFSSIDELYETVSNKVPTPVVNKTLASALQKHHPQVINGRRLRIYYAIHKTANPFQFLLFINAKSLLTKHYECYLKNTLKSSFNLYGIPFDLEFKEKTKRRN